Proteins from a single region of Numenius arquata chromosome Z, bNumArq3.hap1.1, whole genome shotgun sequence:
- the LPL gene encoding lipoprotein lipase isoform X1, whose amino-acid sequence MGRKAFLAALCLWVAALGAAPAPAAGDADTNFEGIESKFSLRTPAEPDEDVCYLVPGKVDSLAQCNFNHTSKTFVVIHGWTVTGMYESWVPKLVDALYKREPDSNVVVVDWLIRAQQHYPVSAAYTKLVGKDVAMFIDWMEEQFNYPLNNVHLLGYSLGAHAAGIAGSLTKKKVNRITGLDPAGPTFEYADALTRLSPDDADFVDVLHTYTRGSPDRSIGIQKPVGHIDIYPNGGGFQPGCNLGEALRLIAEKGFADVDQLVKCSHERSIHLFIDSLLYEEKPSMAYRCNTKEAFEKGLCLSCRKNRCNNLGYKVNRVRTKRNTKMYLKTRAQMPYKVFHYQVKIHFFGKTNTTKTNQPFLISLYGTLDESENIAFTLPEVSSNKTFSFLIYTEVDIGDLLMLKLQWEKDTFFSWSDWWTPFTFDIQRVRVKSGETQKKVVFCSRDGTSHLSKGEEAAIFVKCSEQPVNKKRGGAKKASKENSAHESA is encoded by the exons ATGGGGAGGAAGGCGTTCCTGGCTGCCCTCTGCCTCTGGGTGGCGGCTCtcggcgcggccccggcccccgccgccggcg ACGCTGACACCAATTTTGAGGGAATTGAGAGCAAGTTTTCCTTACGGACGCCTGCAGAGCCTGATGAAGATGTCTGCTACCTGGTTCCTGGGAAGGTGGACAGCCTGGCACAGTGCAACTTCAACCATACCAGTAAAACCTTTGTGGTGATCCATGGGTGGACG gtGACAGGAATGTATGAGAGTTGGGTCCCGAAGCTGGTGGATGCTCTGTACAAGAGGGAACCTGATTCAAATGTTGTTGTGGTGGACTGGCTAATTCGAGCTCAGCAGCACTACCCAGTGTCCGCTGCATACACTAAGCTGGTGGGAAAGGATGTTGCTATGTTCATTGACTGGATGGAG gAGCAATTCAATTATCCGCTCAACAATGTCCACTTGCTGGGGTACAGTCTTGGTGCTCATGCTGCTGGGATTGCTGGGAGTCTGACCAAGAAGAAGGTGAACAGAATTACTG GCCTGGATCCAGCTGGCCCTACCTTTGAGTATGCTGATGCTCTCACTCGCCTCTCCCCGGATGATGCTGACTTTGTCGATGTCCTACACACCTACACTCGAGGCTCTCCAGACCGCAGCATTGGGATCCAGAAGCCTGTTGGACACATTGATATTTATCCTAATGGTGGAGGCTTCCAGCCGGGTTGCAACTTGGGAGAAGCACTCCGTCTGATTGCTGAAAAAGGCTTTGCAG atgTGGATCAGCTGGTGAAATGCTCCCATGAACGATCCATCCACCTCTTCATTGACTCACTCCTCTATGAAGAAAAGCCCAGCATGGCCTACCGCTGCAACACAAAGGAGGCCTTTGAGAAGGGTCTCTGCCTGAGCTGCCGTAAGAACCGCTGCAACAATTTGGGTTACAAGGTCAACAGAGTGAGAacaaagagaaacaccaaaatgTACCTGAAGACACGTGCTCAGATGCCCTATAAAG tctttcattACCAGGTCAAGATCCACTTCTTTGGAAAGACTAATACGACCAAGACAAACCAGCCGTTCCTGATCTCTCTCTATGGCACTCTAGATGAGAGCGAGAACATTGCTTTCACACT GCCTGAAGTCTCCTCAAACAAGACCTTTTCCTTCCTGATTTACACAGAAGTGGACATTGGTGACTTACTTATGCTGAAGCTGCAGTGGGAGAAAGACACCTTCTTTAGCTGGTCAGACTGGTGGACTCCTTTTACATTTGACATCCAGAGAGTCAGAGTGAAGTCAGGAGAAACTCAGAAAAA GGTGGTGTTCTGTTCTCGAGATGGCACCTCGCATCTCAGTAAGGGAGAAGAGGCAGCAATATTCGTGAAATGCTCGGAGCAGCCTGTCAACAAGAAGAGAGGAGG tgcCAAGAAAGCTTCTAAAGAAAATTCTGCTCATGAATCTGCTTAA
- the LPL gene encoding lipoprotein lipase isoform X2 → MGRKAFLAALCLWVAALGAGADADTNFEGIESKFSLRTPAEPDEDVCYLVPGKVDSLAQCNFNHTSKTFVVIHGWTVTGMYESWVPKLVDALYKREPDSNVVVVDWLIRAQQHYPVSAAYTKLVGKDVAMFIDWMEEQFNYPLNNVHLLGYSLGAHAAGIAGSLTKKKVNRITGLDPAGPTFEYADALTRLSPDDADFVDVLHTYTRGSPDRSIGIQKPVGHIDIYPNGGGFQPGCNLGEALRLIAEKGFADVDQLVKCSHERSIHLFIDSLLYEEKPSMAYRCNTKEAFEKGLCLSCRKNRCNNLGYKVNRVRTKRNTKMYLKTRAQMPYKVFHYQVKIHFFGKTNTTKTNQPFLISLYGTLDESENIAFTLPEVSSNKTFSFLIYTEVDIGDLLMLKLQWEKDTFFSWSDWWTPFTFDIQRVRVKSGETQKKVVFCSRDGTSHLSKGEEAAIFVKCSEQPVNKKRGGAKKASKENSAHESA, encoded by the exons ATGGGGAGGAAGGCGTTCCTGGCTGCCCTCTGCCTCTGGGTGGCGGCTCtcggcgcg GGAGCAG ACGCTGACACCAATTTTGAGGGAATTGAGAGCAAGTTTTCCTTACGGACGCCTGCAGAGCCTGATGAAGATGTCTGCTACCTGGTTCCTGGGAAGGTGGACAGCCTGGCACAGTGCAACTTCAACCATACCAGTAAAACCTTTGTGGTGATCCATGGGTGGACG gtGACAGGAATGTATGAGAGTTGGGTCCCGAAGCTGGTGGATGCTCTGTACAAGAGGGAACCTGATTCAAATGTTGTTGTGGTGGACTGGCTAATTCGAGCTCAGCAGCACTACCCAGTGTCCGCTGCATACACTAAGCTGGTGGGAAAGGATGTTGCTATGTTCATTGACTGGATGGAG gAGCAATTCAATTATCCGCTCAACAATGTCCACTTGCTGGGGTACAGTCTTGGTGCTCATGCTGCTGGGATTGCTGGGAGTCTGACCAAGAAGAAGGTGAACAGAATTACTG GCCTGGATCCAGCTGGCCCTACCTTTGAGTATGCTGATGCTCTCACTCGCCTCTCCCCGGATGATGCTGACTTTGTCGATGTCCTACACACCTACACTCGAGGCTCTCCAGACCGCAGCATTGGGATCCAGAAGCCTGTTGGACACATTGATATTTATCCTAATGGTGGAGGCTTCCAGCCGGGTTGCAACTTGGGAGAAGCACTCCGTCTGATTGCTGAAAAAGGCTTTGCAG atgTGGATCAGCTGGTGAAATGCTCCCATGAACGATCCATCCACCTCTTCATTGACTCACTCCTCTATGAAGAAAAGCCCAGCATGGCCTACCGCTGCAACACAAAGGAGGCCTTTGAGAAGGGTCTCTGCCTGAGCTGCCGTAAGAACCGCTGCAACAATTTGGGTTACAAGGTCAACAGAGTGAGAacaaagagaaacaccaaaatgTACCTGAAGACACGTGCTCAGATGCCCTATAAAG tctttcattACCAGGTCAAGATCCACTTCTTTGGAAAGACTAATACGACCAAGACAAACCAGCCGTTCCTGATCTCTCTCTATGGCACTCTAGATGAGAGCGAGAACATTGCTTTCACACT GCCTGAAGTCTCCTCAAACAAGACCTTTTCCTTCCTGATTTACACAGAAGTGGACATTGGTGACTTACTTATGCTGAAGCTGCAGTGGGAGAAAGACACCTTCTTTAGCTGGTCAGACTGGTGGACTCCTTTTACATTTGACATCCAGAGAGTCAGAGTGAAGTCAGGAGAAACTCAGAAAAA GGTGGTGTTCTGTTCTCGAGATGGCACCTCGCATCTCAGTAAGGGAGAAGAGGCAGCAATATTCGTGAAATGCTCGGAGCAGCCTGTCAACAAGAAGAGAGGAGG tgcCAAGAAAGCTTCTAAAGAAAATTCTGCTCATGAATCTGCTTAA